The Moraxella haemolytica genome window below encodes:
- a CDS encoding NUDIX hydrolase, with amino-acid sequence MTNDFIDKQTVCVPPEHRFYELSTRLNGYQGVDVLPYTDNNELLTGLIREQAIRHYEQLLKNKPLPQACVLVVIADEPTTRLLLTRRSNRLNSHAGEVSFVGGKRDEMDGSSADVALREACEEVGLNTASADILGYLPMQISKTGLLVRPVVVSVSAKVVDTLVPNDDEIAKIFWLPFEMLKTAPKDHIFDRQLTNKSAKLHTPAWVYDVDNDGTPEIVWGLTGRILASLVEIGFKIKHEWYYRVR; translated from the coding sequence ATGACAAATGATTTTATTGATAAGCAGACCGTCTGTGTGCCACCAGAACACCGATTTTATGAGTTATCTACCAGACTAAATGGATATCAGGGAGTAGATGTCTTGCCTTATACGGATAATAATGAGCTGTTGACAGGGCTTATTCGTGAGCAAGCCATCAGGCATTATGAACAACTGCTTAAGAACAAGCCTTTGCCACAAGCGTGTGTTTTGGTGGTCATCGCAGATGAACCAACGACTCGCCTGCTTTTAACAAGGCGGTCAAACAGGCTAAATAGTCATGCAGGGGAGGTGTCCTTTGTTGGTGGTAAGCGTGATGAGATGGACGGAAGCTCTGCTGATGTCGCCTTAAGAGAGGCGTGCGAAGAAGTTGGGCTAAATACAGCGAGTGCTGATATTTTGGGCTATTTGCCGATGCAAATCTCCAAAACAGGACTACTGGTTCGACCTGTGGTGGTCTCGGTGTCTGCTAAGGTGGTGGATACACTGGTGCCCAATGATGATGAAATTGCCAAGATTTTTTGGTTGCCTTTTGAGATGTTAAAGACTGCCCCCAAAGACCACATCTTTGATAGACAACTGACCAACAAGTCCGCCAAGCTACACACTCCAGCTTGGGTCTATGATGTGGATAATGATGGCACGCCAGAGATTGTCTGGGGGCTGACAGGGCGTATTTTGGCAAGTCTTGTTGAGATTGGTTTTAAGATAAAGCATGAGTGGTATTATCGGGTGCGATGA
- a CDS encoding NUDIX hydrolase, with protein MPYCLHCGNPASHIIPDGDTKERLVCPACGYIHYDNPKIICGVLAVHEGQILLCRRAIEPRYGLWTLPAGFMELGETMVDGAKRETLEEADGMAENTKLYALLDLPQWGQVHAMYLANLKEGKFGIGPESLECRLFYPHEIDMDNLAFETVRQTIERYLADKATLEKQGKDSDDFDNYPLHEVHLAQKP; from the coding sequence ATGCCCTACTGCTTACACTGTGGCAATCCTGCCTCACACATCATACCTGATGGCGATACCAAAGAACGCCTTGTCTGCCCTGCTTGTGGCTATATCCATTATGACAACCCCAAGATCATCTGTGGCGTACTGGCTGTGCATGAAGGTCAAATTCTGTTATGCCGTCGTGCCATTGAACCACGCTATGGACTGTGGACGCTTCCTGCTGGCTTCATGGAGCTTGGCGAGACGATGGTAGATGGAGCAAAGCGTGAGACACTAGAAGAAGCAGACGGAATGGCAGAAAATACCAAGCTGTATGCCCTGCTTGATCTGCCACAATGGGGGCAAGTTCACGCCATGTATCTGGCAAATCTAAAAGAAGGGAAATTCGGCATTGGTCCTGAAAGTCTAGAATGCCGACTGTTCTATCCACACGAGATAGACATGGACAATCTTGCCTTTGAGACGGTGCGACAGACCATTGAGCGGTATTTGGCGGATAAGGCAACATTGGAGAAACAAGGCAAAGATAGCGATGATTTTGATAATTATCCGCTACATGAAGTCCACCTCGCACAAAAACCATAG
- a CDS encoding M3 family metallopeptidase, whose protein sequence is MERRRFLQMGLGSLVAISLPKFGVANPTALVLSKELENNPLLDFIGLPNFTAIQLEHIKPAVDYVIEYNTNVVKALTTQKSITWQNFYAPLEDAQNKLERVWSTISQLHSLKNSEALREVYGDAQKSLTEFYTWFGMHRPLYDAFNQLKQGKEYASYSKAQKKAIDNALLDFRLSGVALEGEDAKRYTEISTRLSELSTDFSNNVLDSEMGFEIVIEDKQKLQGLSDIALASAKKSAESKGLLGYRFGLDYPSYAAIVTYADDRKLRQQMFEAYRTRASDQGPNAGKWDNTAIMNELVQLRLERAKLLGFESHAEYSLANKMAESPAQVLDFLGDLLSQTHSKSKAEIQELEEYAKDKELLSKTDKLMPWDLSYLTEKFKQERYDIDKEMLRAYFPVDKVLSGMFELTNRLFGLTVRERKDVPVLHPGVRFFELFKEGKHIASFYLDLFARENKRSGAWHSDVMNRYQTADGSIQLPVSMIVCNFAAASGNEPALLLHRDVETLFHEFGHGLHHMLTQVDVRAVSGINGVAWDAVEFPSQILENWTWDMDTLGLISGHYQTGEPLPKDMIDRMSAAKNYQSATAIVRQLEFGLFDFRLHSEYQSGDTGAIARIREDIRQRISVVNEPAWVRMAHSFNHIFSGGYSAGYYGYMWADVLASDGFTRFQKEGVFNRKTGQDFIDAVLSQGGSDEPMALFEKFMGRKPDVTALLKSRGII, encoded by the coding sequence ATGGAGCGTCGTCGTTTTTTACAAATGGGTCTGGGTAGTTTGGTTGCCATCAGCTTACCAAAATTTGGTGTGGCAAATCCGACAGCACTCGTGCTAAGCAAGGAGCTTGAAAACAACCCTTTGCTTGATTTTATAGGATTGCCTAACTTTACCGCCATTCAGCTTGAACACATTAAGCCTGCTGTTGATTATGTGATTGAGTATAATACCAATGTGGTCAAGGCGTTAACCACACAAAAGAGCATTACTTGGCAAAACTTCTATGCCCCATTAGAAGATGCTCAAAATAAACTTGAGCGTGTGTGGTCTACTATTAGTCAGTTGCATTCTTTAAAAAACTCTGAAGCGTTGCGAGAGGTATATGGTGATGCACAGAAATCGTTAACAGAATTTTATACATGGTTTGGTATGCACCGACCGCTGTACGATGCCTTTAATCAGTTAAAACAAGGTAAAGAATACGCCAGTTATTCGAAAGCTCAAAAAAAGGCAATTGATAACGCCTTGCTTGATTTTAGACTGTCTGGTGTGGCATTAGAAGGAGAGGACGCTAAACGCTATACTGAAATTTCTACCAGATTGTCTGAGCTATCTACAGATTTTAGTAATAATGTGCTTGATTCTGAGATGGGGTTTGAGATTGTTATTGAAGACAAACAAAAGCTACAAGGTCTTAGTGATATTGCTTTAGCCAGTGCAAAAAAATCAGCCGAGTCAAAAGGCTTATTAGGCTATCGCTTCGGCTTGGATTATCCAAGCTATGCCGCCATCGTTACTTATGCTGATGATCGAAAACTAAGACAACAAATGTTTGAGGCGTACCGAACTCGTGCGTCCGATCAAGGTCCAAATGCTGGTAAATGGGATAATACCGCCATCATGAACGAGCTGGTACAACTCAGATTAGAGCGTGCTAAACTGCTTGGTTTTGAGTCTCATGCTGAGTATTCTTTGGCAAATAAAATGGCAGAAAGTCCAGCTCAAGTGCTTGATTTTTTGGGTGATTTGTTATCACAGACTCACTCTAAGTCTAAAGCGGAAATTCAAGAGCTTGAGGAGTATGCTAAAGACAAAGAACTGTTGTCTAAAACAGATAAGCTGATGCCATGGGATTTGTCTTATTTGACCGAAAAATTCAAGCAAGAGCGTTATGACATTGATAAAGAGATGTTAAGGGCGTACTTCCCTGTAGATAAAGTACTGTCGGGCATGTTTGAGTTGACCAATCGTCTGTTTGGCTTAACTGTGCGTGAAAGAAAAGATGTGCCCGTCTTGCATCCAGGGGTGAGATTCTTTGAGTTATTCAAAGAAGGTAAGCACATTGCTTCTTTTTATCTGGATTTGTTTGCTAGAGAGAATAAGCGAAGCGGTGCTTGGCATAGTGATGTGATGAATCGCTATCAAACGGCTGATGGCTCAATTCAGTTGCCTGTGTCAATGATTGTATGTAACTTTGCCGCCGCCAGTGGCAATGAGCCTGCTTTGCTATTGCATAGAGATGTTGAAACTTTATTCCATGAGTTTGGACATGGTTTACATCATATGCTAACTCAAGTAGATGTACGAGCAGTTTCTGGTATCAATGGTGTGGCATGGGATGCGGTGGAGTTCCCAAGTCAGATTCTAGAGAATTGGACATGGGATATGGATACGCTAGGTTTGATTTCTGGTCATTATCAGACAGGCGAACCTTTACCTAAAGACATGATTGATAGAATGTCTGCCGCCAAAAACTATCAATCGGCAACAGCCATCGTTAGACAGCTTGAGTTTGGTTTGTTTGATTTTCGTTTGCATAGCGAATATCAATCAGGCGATACAGGTGCGATTGCTCGTATTCGTGAGGATATTCGTCAGCGTATTTCTGTGGTTAATGAACCCGCTTGGGTGCGTATGGCACATAGCTTTAACCACATTTTTTCAGGTGGTTACTCGGCAGGCTATTATGGTTATATGTGGGCAGATGTGCTTGCTAGTGATGGTTTTACACGCTTTCAAAAAGAAGGGGTGTTTAATCGCAAGACAGGTCAAGACTTTATTGATGCAGTACTGTCGCAAGGTGGATCTGATGAGCCGATGGCATTGTTTGAGAAGTTCATGGGTAGAAAACCTGATGTTACTGCCTTGCTAAAATCTCGAGGTATTATCTAA
- the tuf gene encoding elongation factor Tu, giving the protein MAKAKFERNKPHVNVGTIGHVDHGKTTLTAAIATVAAKHHGGEAKDYAAIDSAPEEKARGITINTSHIEYDTQARHYAHVDCPGHADYVKNMITGAAQMDGAILVVAATDGPMPQTREHILLSRQVGVPYIMVFMNKCDLVDDEELLELVEMEVRELLSDYDFPGDDTPIIKGSALLGLNGDQGQYGEPAILELLDTLDSYIPEPERDIDRPFLMPIEDVFSISGRGTVVTGRVESGIIKVGDEVEIVGIKDTAKTTCTGVEMFRKLLDEGRAGENCGVLLRGTKREEVQRGQVLAKPGSITPHTQFDAEVYVLSKEEGGRHTPFLNGYRPQFYFRTTDVTGAITLQEGTEMVMPGDNVEMSVELIHPIAMDKGLRFAIREGGRTVGAGVVANVKG; this is encoded by the coding sequence ATGGCCAAAGCCAAGTTCGAACGTAACAAACCACACGTAAATGTAGGCACCATCGGTCACGTTGACCACGGTAAAACCACACTAACTGCTGCTATCGCTACTGTTGCTGCTAAGCACCACGGTGGTGAAGCTAAAGACTATGCTGCTATTGACTCAGCTCCTGAAGAAAAAGCACGTGGTATTACCATTAACACTTCTCACATTGAATACGACACTCAAGCTCGTCACTACGCACACGTAGACTGCCCAGGCCACGCTGACTATGTTAAAAACATGATCACTGGTGCAGCTCAAATGGACGGTGCTATCTTGGTTGTTGCTGCAACTGACGGCCCAATGCCACAAACTCGTGAGCACATCCTACTATCTCGTCAGGTTGGCGTACCATACATCATGGTATTTATGAACAAGTGTGACCTTGTTGATGACGAAGAGCTACTAGAGCTAGTAGAAATGGAAGTGCGTGAACTTCTATCTGACTACGACTTCCCAGGTGATGACACACCAATCATCAAAGGTTCTGCACTACTAGGTCTAAACGGTGATCAAGGTCAATATGGCGAACCAGCTATCCTTGAGCTACTAGACACTCTAGACAGCTATATCCCAGAGCCAGAGCGTGACATCGATCGTCCATTCCTAATGCCAATCGAAGATGTATTCTCAATCTCTGGTCGTGGTACTGTTGTAACTGGTCGTGTTGAGTCTGGTATCATCAAAGTTGGTGATGAAGTTGAAATCGTTGGTATCAAAGACACTGCTAAGACTACCTGTACTGGTGTTGAAATGTTCCGTAAGCTACTAGACGAAGGTCGTGCTGGCGAGAACTGTGGTGTACTACTTCGTGGTACTAAGCGTGAAGAAGTTCAGCGTGGTCAAGTACTTGCTAAGCCAGGTTCAATCACTCCGCACACTCAATTTGACGCAGAAGTATACGTACTATCAAAAGAAGAAGGTGGTCGTCACACGCCATTCCTAAATGGCTATCGCCCACAATTCTACTTCCGTACTACTGACGTAACTGGCGCCATCACTCTACAAGAAGGTACTGAAATGGTTATGCCTGGCGACAACGTTGAGATGAGTGTCGAGCTTATCCACCCAATCGCTATGGACAAAGGTCTACGCTTCGCTATCCGTGAAGGTGGTCGTACTGTAGGTGCTGGTGTTGTTGCTAATGTTAAAGGCTAA
- the fusA gene encoding elongation factor G encodes MARKTPLNRYRNIGISAHIDAGKTTTSERILFYTGKSHKIGEVHEGAATMDWMEQEQERGITITSAATTCFWSGMSDQFPEHRINLIDTPGHVDFTIEVERSMRVLDGACMVYCAVGGVQPQSETVWRQANKYRVPRLAFVNKMDRTGANFFRVVEQVKTRLGGNPVPVVVPIGAEDSFEGVIDLLEMKAIIWDVESQGMKFEYGDIPADLVDIAEEWRNNMVEAAAESSEELMDKYLEEGDLSREDIVAGLRTRTLACEIQPMLCGTAFKNKGVQRMLDAVIEFLPAPTDVEAIKGILDDKDETEGSRESSDDEPFAALAFKIMNDKYVGNLTFVRVYSGVAKQGDSVYNPVKMKRERIGRIVEMHANSQNEVDEVRTGDIVAFVGLKDVTTGDTLCDNDNVITLERMEFPDPVISLAVEPKTKADQEKMSIALGRLAKEDPSFRVRTDEESGQTIISGMGELHLDIIVDRMKREFGVEANIGAPQVAYRETIRQTVEVEGKFVRQTGGRGKFGHVWLRLEPLDPMGEVEYEFAEEIVGGVVPKEYHAAVDKGIQERMKNGVLAGYPVVNIKATLYDGSYHDVDSDELSFKMAGSMAFKKGFMQASPALLEPIMKVEVETPEDYMGDIMGDLNRRRGMVQGMDDLPGGTKAIRAEVPLAEMFGYATQMRSMSQGRATYSMEFAKYQETPKNVADEIIKKFTAKDDDDE; translated from the coding sequence ATGGCTCGTAAGACTCCCTTAAATAGATATCGTAATATCGGTATCTCAGCTCACATTGACGCAGGTAAAACCACCACGTCAGAGCGTATTTTGTTCTACACAGGTAAAAGCCACAAAATCGGTGAAGTGCATGAAGGTGCTGCAACGATGGACTGGATGGAGCAAGAGCAAGAGCGTGGTATTACCATTACTTCTGCTGCAACCACCTGCTTTTGGTCAGGTATGTCAGACCAATTCCCAGAACACCGCATTAACCTAATTGACACCCCGGGTCACGTTGACTTCACCATCGAAGTTGAGCGTTCTATGCGTGTTCTTGATGGTGCATGTATGGTTTATTGTGCGGTTGGTGGTGTACAACCTCAGTCTGAAACTGTATGGCGTCAAGCAAACAAATATAGAGTGCCTCGTTTGGCATTTGTTAACAAAATGGACCGTACTGGTGCAAACTTCTTCCGTGTGGTTGAGCAAGTAAAAACTCGTCTAGGCGGTAATCCTGTGCCAGTGGTTGTGCCAATCGGTGCAGAAGACAGTTTTGAAGGTGTCATTGACCTACTAGAAATGAAAGCCATCATTTGGGATGTGGAATCTCAAGGCATGAAGTTTGAGTATGGCGACATTCCTGCTGATTTGGTTGATATCGCTGAAGAATGGCGTAACAACATGGTTGAGGCAGCTGCAGAAAGCTCAGAAGAGCTGATGGACAAATACCTAGAAGAAGGCGATTTGTCTCGTGAGGACATCGTTGCTGGTTTGCGTACTCGTACTTTGGCATGTGAAATCCAGCCTATGCTATGTGGTACTGCCTTTAAAAACAAAGGCGTTCAGCGTATGCTTGACGCAGTCATCGAGTTCCTACCTGCTCCAACTGATGTTGAAGCCATCAAAGGTATTTTAGATGATAAAGACGAGACCGAAGGCAGCCGTGAATCTTCTGATGACGAGCCATTTGCTGCACTTGCGTTCAAAATCATGAACGACAAATATGTGGGTAACCTAACCTTCGTTCGTGTGTACTCAGGTGTTGCTAAACAAGGCGATAGCGTGTACAACCCTGTTAAGATGAAGCGTGAGCGTATTGGTCGTATCGTTGAGATGCACGCCAACAGTCAAAACGAAGTTGATGAAGTTCGTACAGGCGATATCGTAGCATTTGTCGGTCTAAAAGATGTAACCACTGGTGATACCCTGTGCGACAACGATAATGTCATTACTCTTGAGCGTATGGAATTCCCAGACCCAGTTATTAGCTTGGCTGTTGAGCCTAAGACTAAAGCTGACCAAGAGAAGATGTCTATCGCTCTAGGTCGTTTGGCAAAAGAAGACCCTTCATTCCGTGTGCGTACCGATGAAGAATCAGGTCAAACCATCATCTCTGGTATGGGTGAGTTGCACCTTGACATCATTGTTGACCGTATGAAGCGTGAATTTGGTGTTGAAGCCAATATCGGTGCACCACAAGTTGCTTACCGTGAAACCATTCGTCAAACCGTTGAAGTTGAAGGTAAATTCGTTCGCCAAACTGGCGGTCGTGGTAAGTTCGGTCATGTTTGGTTACGCCTTGAGCCACTTGACCCAATGGGTGAAGTTGAGTACGAATTTGCTGAAGAAATCGTTGGCGGTGTTGTACCTAAAGAATACCATGCTGCGGTCGATAAAGGTATTCAAGAGCGTATGAAAAATGGCGTTCTAGCAGGCTATCCTGTAGTGAATATTAAAGCGACGCTATATGATGGTTCTTACCACGATGTTGACTCTGATGAATTGTCATTTAAGATGGCAGGTTCTATGGCATTCAAAAAAGGCTTTATGCAAGCGTCTCCAGCACTGCTTGAGCCTATCATGAAAGTTGAAGTAGAAACGCCAGAAGACTACATGGGCGATATCATGGGTGATTTAAACCGTCGCCGTGGTATGGTTCAAGGTATGGACGATTTGCCTGGTGGCACCAAAGCCATTCGTGCTGAAGTACCATTGGCAGAGATGTTTGGTTATGCCACTCAAATGCGTTCTATGTCTCAAGGTCGTGCAACTTACTCTATGGAGTTTGCAAAATATCAAGAAACTCCGAAGAATGTTGCTGACGAAATCATCAAGAAGTTCACCGCTAAAGATGACGACGACGAGTAA
- the rpsG gene encoding 30S ribosomal protein S7, whose amino-acid sequence MPRRRVVAAREILPDPKFGSQTIAKFINHVMVDGKKSVAEKIVYGALETVAAKRNVEDPVAFFEEVLENVRPTVEVKARRVGGATYQVPMEVRPSRRTALAMRWLADAATKRSEKSMALRLAGELNDAAEGKGATIKKRDDVHRMADANKAFSHFRF is encoded by the coding sequence ATGCCAAGACGTCGTGTCGTCGCTGCCCGTGAAATCCTACCAGATCCAAAATTCGGCAGCCAAACCATCGCAAAATTTATTAACCATGTTATGGTAGATGGTAAAAAATCAGTCGCAGAAAAAATCGTTTACGGTGCACTAGAAACTGTTGCCGCTAAACGCAATGTTGAAGATCCTGTGGCTTTCTTTGAAGAAGTACTAGAGAACGTTCGCCCAACAGTAGAGGTTAAAGCTCGCCGTGTGGGTGGTGCAACCTACCAAGTACCTATGGAAGTACGCCCCTCCCGTCGTACAGCCCTAGCAATGCGTTGGCTGGCTGATGCTGCTACTAAGCGTTCTGAAAAATCAATGGCTCTACGCCTAGCAGGCGAGCTAAATGATGCTGCAGAAGGTAAAGGTGCTACCATTAAGAAGCGTGATGATGTTCACCGCATGGCAGACGCTAACAAAGCGTTCTCGCATTTCCGCTTTTAA
- the rpsL gene encoding 30S ribosomal protein S12, whose protein sequence is MATTNQLIRKGRKTITEKSKVPALQACPQRRGVCTRVYTTTPKKPNSAMRKVCRVRLTSGYEVSSYIGGEGHNLQEHSVVLIRGGRVKDLPGVRYHTVRGALDCAGVKDRKQGRSKYGAKRPKA, encoded by the coding sequence ATGGCAACCACAAACCAACTTATCCGTAAGGGTCGTAAGACCATTACCGAAAAGTCGAAAGTACCTGCACTACAAGCATGCCCACAGCGTCGTGGCGTATGTACTCGTGTATATACTACGACTCCAAAAAAACCTAACTCAGCCATGCGTAAAGTGTGCCGTGTACGCCTAACTTCTGGCTATGAAGTATCTAGCTATATCGGCGGTGAAGGCCACAACCTTCAAGAGCACAGTGTTGTACTGATCCGTGGTGGTCGTGTAAAAGACCTACCAGGTGTTCGTTATCACACCGTGCGTGGTGCACTTGACTGTGCGGGTGTTAAAGACCGTAAGCAAGGCCGTTCTAAATACGGTGCTAAGCGTCCTAAGGCATAA
- a CDS encoding EcsC family protein: MSNTPKTDNLDQFAEALENTDGVEVVGHVDIANKSVQDVLVVKGSVKEEADQKADKAEEAKAVEKQAKELIESKADIAKEKTKEIKQQTADIKTDIDDVKDKVVHQTQAVKEVVQGQTEELKVDTTEKITNLKEQIEDVAADTKVKAEQTLETAKDKVDTVKGELQEKADELKEKAGDVINDAQQKAQTVIGDFKQKAQEVLEQGREKADEVKDQLQEVFEEVKQSTQDRVDHMAYQIETQVEKIQAQGEQSSQESQSLLGKIGVYLRGTNASFTKDFTPVDLGSSDFGEDAFRMQASTIGSQLFGGRLAKAQSLVGKVAPSMEVGSLSKKLFDKAAYWANNWAKKDLQKDSRFDKLSSLTDAERDDFARDIANQNRALAVMGGLSGLFGVKGVIADTAWLLMVSLKSVYQIALIYDKPLVGVEGVKIAYGVLSGANLSKLQEKQVILTALAFGNVFFINAQDSSLKQELKNIGLKYRTTDNFAKQLDDFSRYIDIDKLNVSWFTRILPMASVGAGVYYNRELIEEVLGTAMATFCPRRPHLLTDSTQKDNEQDS; this comes from the coding sequence ATGTCAAACACACCAAAAACCGACAATTTAGACCAATTTGCCGAAGCCCTAGAAAATACCGATGGTGTGGAGGTTGTGGGTCATGTAGATATTGCCAACAAATCAGTGCAAGATGTACTGGTGGTAAAAGGATCTGTCAAAGAAGAAGCGGATCAAAAGGCAGATAAAGCCGAAGAAGCCAAAGCGGTGGAAAAACAGGCTAAAGAACTGATTGAATCAAAAGCAGACATTGCTAAAGAAAAAACCAAAGAAATTAAACAACAAACAGCTGACATAAAGACTGATATTGATGATGTCAAAGATAAGGTTGTTCATCAAACTCAAGCAGTCAAAGAAGTGGTACAGGGTCAGACTGAGGAGTTAAAGGTAGATACCACAGAAAAAATCACCAACTTAAAAGAACAAATCGAGGATGTGGCAGCCGACACCAAAGTAAAAGCCGAGCAAACTTTAGAGACTGCCAAAGATAAAGTAGATACAGTTAAAGGCGAGCTTCAAGAAAAAGCAGATGAGTTAAAAGAAAAAGCAGGGGATGTCATTAACGATGCCCAACAAAAAGCTCAAACGGTCATTGGGGATTTTAAACAAAAAGCTCAAGAGGTGTTAGAGCAGGGCAGGGAGAAGGCGGACGAAGTAAAAGACCAGCTTCAAGAGGTTTTTGAGGAGGTCAAGCAAAGCACTCAAGACCGAGTAGATCACATGGCTTACCAGATTGAAACTCAAGTTGAAAAAATTCAAGCTCAAGGCGAGCAATCTTCACAAGAGAGCCAGTCTTTGCTTGGCAAGATTGGTGTTTATCTGCGTGGTACGAACGCTTCTTTTACTAAGGATTTTACCCCAGTGGATTTGGGTAGTAGTGATTTTGGTGAAGATGCCTTTAGAATGCAAGCATCAACCATTGGTTCGCAATTATTTGGTGGTAGGCTTGCTAAAGCACAGTCTTTGGTGGGTAAGGTAGCTCCAAGCATGGAGGTGGGTAGTTTATCAAAAAAACTCTTTGATAAGGCGGCGTATTGGGCGAACAACTGGGCAAAAAAAGACCTACAAAAGGACAGTCGCTTTGATAAGCTGTCAAGTTTAACCGATGCTGAGCGTGATGATTTTGCACGAGATATCGCCAATCAGAATCGAGCGTTAGCGGTGATGGGCGGATTGTCTGGGCTGTTTGGAGTAAAAGGCGTCATTGCAGATACCGCATGGCTACTGATGGTATCGTTAAAGTCTGTTTATCAGATTGCACTGATTTATGATAAGCCTTTGGTGGGTGTAGAGGGTGTAAAAATTGCCTATGGCGTGTTGTCTGGGGCAAACCTAAGTAAGCTACAAGAAAAACAGGTCATCTTAACTGCACTTGCCTTTGGGAATGTGTTTTTTATCAATGCTCAAGATTCAAGTCTAAAGCAAGAGCTTAAAAATATTGGGCTAAAATACCGTACGACTGATAATTTTGCCAAGCAGCTTGATGATTTTTCACGATACATTGATATTGATAAGCTCAATGTTAGTTGGTTTACACGAATCTTGCCGATGGCGTCAGTGGGTGCAGGCGTGTATTATAATCGTGAGCTCATTGAAGAAGTGCTAGGTACGGCAATGGCAACTTTTTGCCCAAGACGCCCACATCTTTTGACGGACAGCACTCAAAAAGACAACGAACAAGATAGCTAA
- a CDS encoding beta-ketoacyl-ACP synthase II, whose protein sequence is MKRVVITGMGIVSNIGNDLATVTDSLKTGKSGLIYNQSYADNGFKSCVSGSIDQSLLDTSAIDRKLKRFMSDASLYAYVSALAAIKNAGLSVDDIANNPRIAVVAGSGGASTADVVNSVDNMKAKGLRGVGAVSVPKIMSSTVSATLTTGLKIKGISYSLSSACATSSHCVGHAMELIQLGKADMVLAGGGESEHWTQSCMFDAMGAMSTQYNDTPTTASRPYDATRDGFVIAGGGGMVVVETLEHAQARGATILAEIVGYGATSDGAEMVAPSGEGATRCMQIALAQAGLDTVDYINSHGTSTPLGDITELHAISDVFGGADKTPPISSTKSMTGHSLGAVGVQELIYCVLMMNHDFIAPSINITNMDEQAKPFDIVQTTRQTEIDTAMSNSFGFGGTNSALVLKKFKG, encoded by the coding sequence ATGAAAAGAGTCGTGATTACAGGCATGGGCATTGTCTCAAATATCGGCAATGATTTAGCCACTGTTACCGACAGCCTAAAAACTGGAAAGTCTGGTTTGATTTACAATCAAAGCTATGCTGATAATGGCTTTAAGTCTTGCGTATCAGGCTCGATTGATCAAAGCCTACTTGATACCTCTGCCATTGACCGCAAACTAAAACGCTTTATGTCAGATGCCAGTCTTTATGCCTATGTGTCAGCACTTGCTGCCATAAAAAATGCAGGGCTAAGTGTAGATGATATCGCCAATAACCCACGCATTGCGGTCGTGGCTGGCTCTGGCGGAGCAAGCACCGCCGATGTGGTCAATTCGGTGGACAACATGAAAGCAAAGGGACTTCGTGGTGTTGGGGCGGTCTCTGTCCCAAAAATCATGAGTAGCACAGTATCAGCAACGCTAACCACTGGTTTAAAGATTAAGGGCATCAGTTATTCACTTTCATCTGCCTGTGCCACATCTAGCCATTGCGTGGGTCATGCGATGGAGCTGATTCAGCTTGGCAAAGCAGACATGGTGTTGGCAGGCGGTGGAGAGAGCGAGCATTGGACGCAATCGTGTATGTTTGACGCCATGGGAGCAATGAGTACTCAGTACAACGACACACCTACCACCGCAAGCCGTCCTTATGATGCCACTCGTGATGGCTTTGTCATCGCAGGTGGTGGTGGCATGGTAGTCGTGGAGACTCTAGAGCATGCACAGGCTCGTGGAGCGACAATTCTTGCCGAAATCGTGGGCTATGGAGCGACCTCAGACGGAGCGGAAATGGTCGCACCCAGTGGCGAAGGGGCAACTCGCTGTATGCAAATCGCACTGGCTCAAGCAGGGCTTGACACGGTGGACTATATAAACTCGCATGGCACCAGTACGCCACTAGGCGACATCACTGAGTTGCACGCCATCTCAGACGTGTTTGGCGGTGCGGACAAAACCCCGCCAATCAGCTCAACCAAATCCATGACGGGGCATAGCCTAGGAGCGGTGGGCGTACAAGAGCTGATTTATTGCGTGCTGATGATGAATCATGATTTTATCGCCCCAAGCATTAACATCACCAACATGGACGAACAAGCCAAGCCTTTTGACATCGTTCAGACCACACGCCAAACCGAGATTGACACCGCCATGAGCAATAGCTTTGGTTTTGGTGGAACAAATTCGGCCTTGGTGTTAAAAAAGTTTAAAGGCTAA